Below is a window of Geothermobacter ehrlichii DNA.
CAACGGAAGTGTCGCCGGGAGAAACTTTCCCGGGAGGGGGAGATTGCCTTCTCCCGGACAACTCTCAGGCCTCCGTCTCTCTGCGCCTCTCCGTTGAAACGTCGCTTTTCGTTTTCTACATCCGGAACACCCCGAAGGTCGTCTTTCTGACCGGCGCGTTGAAGGCGGCGGAAATCCCCAGCCCCAGCACCATACGGGTATCGGCCGGATCAATGATGCCGTCATCCCAGAGACGGGCGCTGGCGTAGTAGGGATGTCCCTGGGTTTCGTAGCGCTCGCGGATCGGGCGCTTGAACTCCTCCTCTTCTTCGACGCTCCAGCTTTCGCCGCGCGCCTCCAGTCCGTCCCGCTTGACCTGGGCGAGCACCGCCGCCGCCTGTTCGCCGCCCATCACCGAAATCCGGGCGTTGGGCCACATCCAGAGGAAGCGGGGCGAATAGGCCCGGCCACACATGCCGTAATTGCCGGCGCCGTAGGAGCCACCGATGATGACGGTGAACTTGGGAACATCGGCGCAGGCGACGGCGGTTACCATCTTGGCGCCGTCCTTGGCGATGCCACCCTGCTCGTACTTGCTGCCGACCATGAAGCCGGTGATGTTCTGCAGAAAGATCAGGGGGATGCCGCGCTGGGCGCAGAGCTCGATGAAATGCGCTCCCTTCATCGCCGACTCGGAAAAAAGGATGCCGTTGTTGGCGACGATGCCGACCGGATAGCCGAAAATATGGGCGAAGCCACAGACCAGGGTTTCGCCGTAGAGCTTCTTGAACTCGTTGAACTCGCTGCCATCGACGATGCGGGCGATCACCTCGCGCACATCGTAGGGCTTGCGGTTGTCGGCGGGAATCACCCCGTAGAGTTCCTCCGCCGGGTAAAGAGGATCGCGCGGCTCACGCAAGGCAAGCGGGATCTGTTTGCGACGGTTGAGATTGGCGACCACGCTGCGCGCCAGGGCCAGCGCATGGGCGTCGTCGGCCGCGTAGTGGTCGGTCACCCCCGAGGTGCGACAGTGAACGTCGGCACCGCCGAGCTCCTCGGCGCTGACCACCTCGCCGGTCGCCGCCTTGACCAGCGGCGGCCCGCCGAGAAAGATGGTCCCCTGCCGTCGGACGATGATGCTCTCGTCGGCCATCGCCGGGACATAGGCGCCGCCGGCGGTGCAGGAGCCCATGACCACGGCGATCTGAGGAATCCCCTTGGCCGACATCCGCGCCTGGTTGTAGAAGATGCGGCCGAAATGGTCGCGGTCGGGAAAGACCTCGTCCTGCAGCGGCAGAAAGGCGCCGCCGGAATCGACCAGGTAGATACAGGGCAGATTGTTCTGTTCGGCGATCTCCTGGGCCCGCACGTGTTTCTTGACGGTCAGCGGCAGATAGCTCCCGCCCTTGACCGTGGCGTCGTTGGCGACAATGAGGCATTCCTGCCCTTCGATCCGGCCGATGCCGGTGATCACCCCGGCCGCCGGAGCGTCGCCGCCGTACAGGCCGTAGGCCGCGAACTGCGACAGTTCGAGAAAGGGCGAACCGACATCGAGCAGCCGGCGGATCCGGTCGCGCGGCAGC
It encodes the following:
- a CDS encoding carboxyl transferase domain-containing protein is translated as MSILKSSLHSGSEEFHRNAEAMRVLVEDLRAKVAQIKLGGGERAREKHLARGKLLPRDRIRRLLDVGSPFLELSQFAAYGLYGGDAPAAGVITGIGRIEGQECLIVANDATVKGGSYLPLTVKKHVRAQEIAEQNNLPCIYLVDSGGAFLPLQDEVFPDRDHFGRIFYNQARMSAKGIPQIAVVMGSCTAGGAYVPAMADESIIVRRQGTIFLGGPPLVKAATGEVVSAEELGGADVHCRTSGVTDHYAADDAHALALARSVVANLNRRKQIPLALREPRDPLYPAEELYGVIPADNRKPYDVREVIARIVDGSEFNEFKKLYGETLVCGFAHIFGYPVGIVANNGILFSESAMKGAHFIELCAQRGIPLIFLQNITGFMVGSKYEQGGIAKDGAKMVTAVACADVPKFTVIIGGSYGAGNYGMCGRAYSPRFLWMWPNARISVMGGEQAAAVLAQVKRDGLEARGESWSVEEEEEFKRPIRERYETQGHPYYASARLWDDGIIDPADTRMVLGLGISAAFNAPVRKTTFGVFRM